The Jaculus jaculus isolate mJacJac1 chromosome 1, mJacJac1.mat.Y.cur, whole genome shotgun sequence nucleotide sequence GTCGCTGGAAACATCGTGCGCCACATCCCAGACCGCAGTGAGTAGCGCTTGCGCTGGGGACCGTTGATATGGAGGCCGAAGGTCCCCACCCGCCCTGTGCAGCCTGATGGCAATCTGGGTCCCATTTCCTCTTAGTGTGAATGCCGGATACCCACGCCCGGGGGCTTCCCAAGACCAAGCCCCTTTGCATGAGAAGGGAGCCCAGGCTTCAGCTGAAGCCCTGCCCCCAACTCGCCATCTCACACCTTCCGATGCCTTCCTGCAGACGCCCTCTCACGCCCCGAGGTGGCTTCCAAGGGGGCCTAGGCGCCTGCATCTCTACCCATTTGCTAGTTTCCAACTGTAGGCAAGGCCTCCCCACGCTGCAATACCCCTTCCTGGTAGCGGGTGCCCATCATTTGCACACCACGTGAAGCCATTCAACAGGCGCCCTCTTCTTGTCTCCTGCCGTGCACTATGCGGGAGTGCAGCGAAAGTCcagctctcctcccctctccaggTGCGTCCGTCCGGCCCTCAGAGGCTTCCAAGGCCCCGGGGCTATGTCCCCAGTGGACTGTCGTCTTCGACCTGTCGGCTGTGGAACCCACCGAGCGCCTGACGCGCGCTCGTTTAGAGCTGCGATTGGCGGCGGCGGAAGCTGGGACGGTGGCCTCGGCGCCCAGCTGGGAGTTGAGCGTGGCGCTGGCAGGAGATAGCGCAGCGGCGGGACCCGGACCCGTGCTGCTCAGCCAGGCAGTCCCCGCGCTGGAGCTGCCTGTGCGCGCCGAACTGCTCGGCGCCGTTCTGGCTCCCAATGCCTCGGCGCCGCGTAGCCTCCGGCTGGCGCTGGCGCTCCGCTCCGGAGCTCCTGCTCCCTGTGCGCACCTGGCCGAGGCCTCGCTGCTGCTGGTGACCCTGGATCCGCGTCTGTGCCATTCTCTGGCCAGGTCACGACGCGAGGCCGAACCTGTGGCGGACGGCGGTTCCGGGGGCACATGTCGCGCCCGGCGTTTGTATGTGAGCTTCCGCGAGGTGGGTTGGCACCGTTGGGTTATTGCGCCGCGCGGCTTTCTAGCCAACTACTGTCAGGGCCAGTGCGCATTGCCTGGCGCGCTGTCGGGACCTGGCGGGCCTCCGGCGCTCAACCACGCGGTGCTGCGTGCCCTCATGTACGCGGCCGCCCCAGGTACCGCCGGCCTACCGTGCTGCGTGCCCGCGCGCCTGTCTCCCATCTCCGTGCTCTTCTTCGACAACAGCGACAACGTGGTTCTAAGGCACTACGAGGACATGGTGGTGGACGAGTGCGGCTGCCGCTGATGGGAGGACAGATGCTGGTCAGCTGGGGGCGGGAGATCGCAGGGACACAGGGAACCTCCAGGACTGCTCCAAGGACCCCGCAGGCTGGGGCCTGCCCAG carries:
- the Gdf1 gene encoding embryonic growth/differentiation factor 1, whose amino-acid sequence is MLLCRRPSSYHLFLLALLLPSAWAPTSPGPAAALLQALGLRDAPRSAPTLRPVPPVMWRLFRHRDSQEARAGPRRTLPGATPRPCHVEELGVAGNIVRHIPDRSASVRPSEASKAPGLCPQWTVVFDLSAVEPTERLTRARLELRLAAAEAGTVASAPSWELSVALAGDSAAAGPGPVLLSQAVPALELPVRAELLGAVLAPNASAPRSLRLALALRSGAPAPCAHLAEASLLLVTLDPRLCHSLARSRREAEPVADGGSGGTCRARRLYVSFREVGWHRWVIAPRGFLANYCQGQCALPGALSGPGGPPALNHAVLRALMYAAAPGTAGLPCCVPARLSPISVLFFDNSDNVVLRHYEDMVVDECGCR